The proteins below are encoded in one region of Struthio camelus isolate bStrCam1 chromosome 23, bStrCam1.hap1, whole genome shotgun sequence:
- the KHDRBS1 gene encoding KH domain-containing, RNA-binding, signal transduction-associated protein 1 isoform X2, with protein MKLKERVLIPVKQYPKFNFVGKILGPQGNTIKRLQEETGAKISVLGKGSMRDKAKEEELRKGGDPKYAHLNMDLHVFIEVFGPPCEAYALMAHAMEEVKKFLVPDMMDDICQEQFLELSYLNGVPEPTRGRGVPVRGRGAAPPPPPPVPRGRGVGPPPPPPPPPPRGALVRGAPVRGAIARGAAVARGVPPPPAVRGAPAPRARAAGIQRIPLPPPPAPETYEEYGYDDAYADQSYEGYEGYYSQGQGDTEYYDYGHGEAQETYEAYGQDDWNGTRPSLKAPPARPVKGAYREHPYGRY; from the exons ATGAAACTGAAAGAACGAGTTCTGATACCTGTCAAACAGTACCCCAAG TTCAACTTTGTTGGAAAGATTTTGGGACCTCAAGGCAACACTATCAAGAGACTTCAGGAAGAAACTGGTGCTAAGATATCTGTGCTTGGGAAGGGTTCAATGCGAGATAAAGCAAAG GAGGAAGAACTACGTAAAGGTGGGGATCCTAAATATGCTCATCTAAATATGGATTTGCATGTCTTCATTGAAGTTTTTGGACCCCCTTGTGAAGCTTATGCTCTAATGGCTCATGCCATGGAAGAAGTCAAGAAGTTCCTTGTTCCA GATATGATGGACGATATCTGTCAGGAGCAATTCTTGGAGCTCTCCTACCTGAACGGTGTGCCAGAGCCAACTCGTGGTCGAGGAGTCCCTGTGCGGGGAAGGGGAGCagctccaccaccacctccacctgtTCCAAG gGGGCGTGGTGttggtcctcctcctcctcctcctcctcctcctcctcggggggCCCTTGTGCGAGGAGCCCCAGTGCGGGGTGCCATTGCTAGAGGAGCTGCTGTAGCCCGTGGAGTACCTCCTCCCCCAGCAGTAAGGGGTGCTCCTGCACCAAGAGCGCGTGCAGCTGGCATTCAGAGAATaccgcttcctcctcctcctgcaccagAAACCTATGAGGAATAT GGCTATGATGACGCATATGCAGACCAGAGCTACGAGGGGTATGAAGGCTACTACAGCCAGGGCCAAGG GGACACAGAATACTATGATTATGGACACGGGGAGGCACAGGAAACCTATGAAGCTTATG GCCAAGATGACTGGAATGGAACAAGGCCCTCCCTGAAGGCCCCGCCAGCTAGGCCAGTGAAGGGGGCCTACAGAGAGCACCCATACGGACGTTATTAA
- the KHDRBS1 gene encoding KH domain-containing, RNA-binding, signal transduction-associated protein 1 isoform X1 — MEPENKYLPELMAEKDSLDPSFTHAMQLLTAEIEKIQKGETTKKDEEENYLDLFSHKNMKLKERVLIPVKQYPKFNFVGKILGPQGNTIKRLQEETGAKISVLGKGSMRDKAKEEELRKGGDPKYAHLNMDLHVFIEVFGPPCEAYALMAHAMEEVKKFLVPDMMDDICQEQFLELSYLNGVPEPTRGRGVPVRGRGAAPPPPPPVPRGRGVGPPPPPPPPPPRGALVRGAPVRGAIARGAAVARGVPPPPAVRGAPAPRARAAGIQRIPLPPPPAPETYEEYGYDDAYADQSYEGYEGYYSQGQGDTEYYDYGHGEAQETYEAYGQDDWNGTRPSLKAPPARPVKGAYREHPYGRY; from the exons ATGGAGCCCGAGAACAAATACCTGCCGGAGTTGATGGCCGAGAAGGACAGCCTCGACCCGTCCTTCACGCACGCCATGCAGCTCCTCACGGCAG AAATTGAAAAAATTCAGAAGGGTGAAACAACAAAGAAGGACGAGGAAGAGAACTACCTGGATTTGTTTTCCCACAAGAATATGAAACTGAAAGAACGAGTTCTGATACCTGTCAAACAGTACCCCAAG TTCAACTTTGTTGGAAAGATTTTGGGACCTCAAGGCAACACTATCAAGAGACTTCAGGAAGAAACTGGTGCTAAGATATCTGTGCTTGGGAAGGGTTCAATGCGAGATAAAGCAAAG GAGGAAGAACTACGTAAAGGTGGGGATCCTAAATATGCTCATCTAAATATGGATTTGCATGTCTTCATTGAAGTTTTTGGACCCCCTTGTGAAGCTTATGCTCTAATGGCTCATGCCATGGAAGAAGTCAAGAAGTTCCTTGTTCCA GATATGATGGACGATATCTGTCAGGAGCAATTCTTGGAGCTCTCCTACCTGAACGGTGTGCCAGAGCCAACTCGTGGTCGAGGAGTCCCTGTGCGGGGAAGGGGAGCagctccaccaccacctccacctgtTCCAAG gGGGCGTGGTGttggtcctcctcctcctcctcctcctcctcctcctcggggggCCCTTGTGCGAGGAGCCCCAGTGCGGGGTGCCATTGCTAGAGGAGCTGCTGTAGCCCGTGGAGTACCTCCTCCCCCAGCAGTAAGGGGTGCTCCTGCACCAAGAGCGCGTGCAGCTGGCATTCAGAGAATaccgcttcctcctcctcctgcaccagAAACCTATGAGGAATAT GGCTATGATGACGCATATGCAGACCAGAGCTACGAGGGGTATGAAGGCTACTACAGCCAGGGCCAAGG GGACACAGAATACTATGATTATGGACACGGGGAGGCACAGGAAACCTATGAAGCTTATG GCCAAGATGACTGGAATGGAACAAGGCCCTCCCTGAAGGCCCCGCCAGCTAGGCCAGTGAAGGGGGCCTACAGAGAGCACCCATACGGACGTTATTAA